The following are from one region of the Bacteroidales bacterium genome:
- a CDS encoding TlpA family protein disulfide reductase, with amino-acid sequence MKTRLLLIFLLSANVLFSQVSSEKSQSGDPFLNSVLKIFFLENISYEVSSKKKALFDLDTAYSQAKVTVKKQGDSIIFLHIINSTQQDELLLYSDSVWYVRHQEKELRFIGKGIDGAGRNYLLEHFPVSLYTIDTLINQVNPFWRIIRENELYNLVSIDIATKPEEVSDLRVEILIKHSDSLIYSMIQDVGFKGMTVRLFQEETFRNYTFPTTDQVVLPACFNDYKKIIPDYIAIDGLEKSQSDSVKQDIFLQSIELYDLEENPFRLPEEGLIFFDLWYVGCFPCMKAAPVIEKLFNEYKDSIHFYSVNEVDSDKEKIKRFMDMKNISFPVLLGGKEKLAVKVNGRSGYPLFILMDAQSGKVLWKLEGYTENLEELIKNAIDQNL; translated from the coding sequence ATGAAAACACGGCTACTCCTGATCTTTCTTCTCTCTGCCAATGTGCTATTTTCCCAAGTAAGCAGTGAAAAGTCACAATCCGGAGATCCATTTCTAAATTCGGTCTTAAAAATATTCTTCCTCGAAAATATTTCCTATGAAGTCTCTTCCAAAAAAAAGGCATTATTTGACTTGGATACGGCATATTCTCAAGCAAAGGTTACAGTCAAAAAGCAAGGTGACTCCATCATCTTTTTACATATTATAAACTCTACCCAACAGGATGAATTACTGCTTTATAGTGATTCCGTATGGTACGTTCGTCATCAGGAAAAAGAATTGCGGTTTATTGGAAAAGGAATCGATGGTGCAGGTAGAAATTATTTATTGGAACATTTCCCTGTTAGTTTATACACTATAGATACACTAATTAATCAAGTGAACCCATTTTGGAGAATCATCAGAGAAAATGAACTATATAATTTGGTTTCAATTGACATTGCGACTAAACCAGAGGAGGTTTCTGACCTTCGGGTGGAAATCTTGATAAAGCATTCTGACAGCCTGATTTATTCAATGATACAAGATGTTGGTTTCAAGGGAATGACTGTCCGTCTTTTTCAAGAGGAAACCTTCCGGAATTATACTTTCCCTACGACTGATCAAGTCGTATTGCCTGCCTGTTTCAATGATTATAAGAAGATTATTCCAGACTATATAGCTATAGATGGACTTGAGAAATCACAATCGGATAGCGTGAAACAGGATATTTTTTTACAATCCATAGAACTGTATGATTTGGAAGAAAATCCTTTCAGACTGCCGGAAGAAGGATTGATCTTTTTCGATCTATGGTACGTAGGTTGTTTTCCCTGCATGAAAGCTGCACCGGTGATCGAAAAACTCTTCAATGAATATAAAGACAGTATTCATTTTTACAGTGTAAATGAAGTCGACTCCGACAAGGAAAAGATTAAGCGGTTTATGGACATGAAAAACATTTCATTTCCTGTGCTGCTTGGTGGCAAAGAAAAACTTGCCGTTAAGGTCAATGGCAGAAGTGGTTATCCGCTATTTATCCTGATGGATGCCCAAAGCGGCAAAGTATTATGGAAATTAGAAGGATATACGGAAAACCTTGAAGAACTTATAAAAAATGCCATCGACCAAAACCTTTGA
- a CDS encoding 4-phosphoerythronate dehydrogenase: MITIIADDHIPFLKGVLEPFAKIIYTKGGQIDHKLALQADGLVIRTRTFCNASLLEGTPVRFIATATIGFDHIDTDYCSKKEISWHHAPGCNASSVRQYLASALVNLALRHKFSLQGKKIGIIGVGHVGSKIAQLASALGMVPLLNDPPRERSENIGGFVSLEEIQETADIITFHVPLTHEGPDKTYHMADKEFFKKLRKKPLLINTARGPVIDTHLVKDTVCRGEISGFAADVWENEPNPDRELLEIAGIATPHIAGYSVEGKANGTVACVQAASRFFNFGIDDWYPSPLPLPENPLIEINARGNTNELVIFESILASYDVRHDDAIFRKDPSQFENLRNHYPVRREFGAYRVHISNSRTELLSMLHKIGFSSSSEF, encoded by the coding sequence ATGATTACCATTATTGCCGATGATCACATCCCTTTCCTGAAAGGCGTTCTCGAACCTTTCGCAAAGATTATTTATACGAAAGGCGGCCAGATTGACCACAAACTCGCCCTGCAGGCTGACGGGTTGGTTATCCGGACAAGAACATTTTGTAATGCCAGCCTGCTGGAAGGAACACCGGTGAGGTTTATCGCCACGGCTACCATCGGTTTTGATCATATCGACACGGATTATTGTTCAAAAAAGGAGATCAGCTGGCATCATGCCCCCGGGTGCAATGCTTCGTCTGTCAGGCAATATCTGGCATCCGCCCTGGTCAATCTGGCATTAAGACATAAATTCAGCCTGCAGGGCAAGAAGATCGGTATTATTGGCGTAGGGCACGTCGGTAGCAAAATAGCCCAGCTTGCCAGTGCACTGGGCATGGTTCCCCTGCTCAATGACCCCCCCAGGGAAAGATCTGAAAATATAGGTGGTTTTGTATCCCTTGAAGAAATACAGGAAACCGCTGATATCATTACTTTCCATGTGCCCCTCACCCATGAAGGTCCGGATAAAACATATCACATGGCGGATAAGGAGTTTTTTAAAAAGCTCAGAAAAAAACCATTGCTCATTAATACCGCACGTGGCCCTGTTATCGATACTCATTTAGTTAAAGACACCGTCTGCAGAGGTGAAATTTCCGGATTTGCTGCCGATGTATGGGAAAATGAACCAAATCCTGACAGAGAACTGCTGGAAATAGCCGGCATTGCCACTCCCCACATCGCAGGTTATTCCGTGGAAGGCAAAGCAAACGGAACAGTTGCCTGCGTGCAGGCCGCCAGCCGCTTCTTCAACTTCGGAATTGATGATTGGTATCCATCGCCCCTACCACTTCCTGAAAATCCGCTGATTGAAATAAATGCCCGGGGCAATACAAATGAGCTGGTAATATTCGAATCTATTCTTGCAAGCTATGATGTTCGGCATGATGATGCCATCTTCCGGAAGGATCCTTCCCAATTCGAAAACCTCCGGAATCATTACCCGGTCAGACGCGAGTTTGGCGCATACCGGGTACATATTTCAAATTCAAGGACAGAACTTCTATCAATGCTGCATAAAATTGGATTTTCTTCGAGTTCTGAGTTCTGA